TTCGCCCGTGCACTACCAGCACGATCCTGTCGAGACCATCAAGACCTCCGTTCTCGGCACGCTCCACGCCTTGGACCTGGCCCACCATGTGGGCGCCCGGATCTTGCAGGCTTCGACGAGCGAGGTCTACGGGGATCCCGCCGAGCATCCACAGAAGGAAACCTACTGGGGCCACGTGAACCCCATCGGCACGCGGGCCTGCTACGACGAGGGCAAGCGTTGTGGGGAGACCTTGTTCTTCGAATATCGACGGAAGTACGGCGTCGACATCAAAGTGGCGCGGATCTTCAACACCTTCGGCCCGCGCATGAACGCTGCCGACGGGCGCGTGGTGTCGACCTTCATCGTCCAGGCCTTGCAGGGCGACCCCATCAGCATCTACGGGGAAGGACTGCAGACGCGGTCCTTCTGCTATGTGGACGACCTGATCGAGGGTTGTGTGCGGCTGATGGCGACCGCAGAGGGCTTCACCGGTCCGGTCAACCTGGGCAACCCGCACGAGATCAGCATTCGTGACCTGGCGCAGAGGATCCTGGGGCTCACCGGTTCACGTTCCCGCCTGGTGTTCAAGCCCCTACCCAGCGATGACCCCAAGCAACGCCGGCCCGACATCTCCCTGGCGCAGGAGGCCTTGGGCTGGGACCCTGTGGCCTCGTTGGAGACGGGTCTGCTCCGCACCATCGAGTACTTCGATGCCTTGCTGCGCAACGGCTACAAGCTGCCCGCCGCGATTGCCGGTCGATTCGAGCGCAACGTCGCTTGAGCCGCAAGCGGCTCCCGGGGCGGCGTGGTTGACGCCCACAGCCAATCGGTGTAGGGACGAAGCATGCAGTGTGTTCTTGTCACAGGCGGCGCCGGGTACATCGGCAGCCACACCTGCAAACTCCTGGCGCAGCGCGGCATGCAGCCCGTGGTCCTGGACAACCTGGTGCGCGGGCACCGCCAGGCCGTGCGCTGGGGTCCATTCCATCAGGGTGACATCGCCGATGCGGCGCTGGTCCAGGGCTTGGTGCGGGAATACGAGATCCGCTCGCTGATCCATTTCGCCGCCTTCGCCTATGTGGGCGAATCCATGGAGCAGCCGCAGAAATACTTCGAGAACAATGTCGTGCGCGGCCTGAGCCTGCTGCACGCCGCCATGGATGCTGGAGTGCGGCAGGTGGTGTTCTCGTCCACCTGCGCGGTCTACGGCATTCCCGAGGAAGTTCCCATCGCCGAGACCCAACCCACCTCGCCCGTGAACCCCTACGGCGAAACCAAGCTGTGGATCGAGCGCGCCCTGCACTGGCTCGGCAGCTGCCGCGATCTGCGCTGGATGGCTTTGCGCTATTTCAATGCCGCCGGCGCCGATCCGGAGGGCGAGATCGGCGAGGATCATCGACCGGAAACTCACTTGATCCCGCGGGTCATGCAGGCGGCGCTCGGACAGATTCCCCACCTCGAGATCTTCGGCACCGACTATCCCACCCCCGACGGCACGGCCATCCGCGATTACATCCATGTCAACGATCTCGCCGAGGCGCACGTGCGCGCCCTGGAACACCTGCAGGACGGCGGCGAAAGCATGCCGGTCAACCTGGGCACCGGGGAGGGCTCCTCGGTGCGAGAGCTGATCGCCACTTTGGAAAAGATCGCCGGCCGCCCGGTGCCCGTCCTCACCGCACCTCGCCGCGCCGGGGACCCGCCGGTGCTGGTGGCCAACCCGGCGCGGGCGCGGCGCATCCTGGGCTGGACACCACAGTGGTCGAGCCTCGAACAGATCCTGCAGACCGCGTGGCAGTGGCATGCGGCCCGTGCGGTGGCGGGAAGCTCCGGCCGCAGGCACGGTGAGGACTCGTGAGCTCGGGCGCGCCTCTCTTCGAAGCCTCGCCTCGCCCCGAGACGGACGGCGTCCGCCTCGTCCCACAGGCGGCGGCGGGAATGCAGCGCCCCACGGCGCGGGGGAAGTTCCTCTTCGCCGGTGACCGCAAGCTCCAGGTGTGCGGCGTCACCTACGGCACCTTCCGGCCCGACGCGGAAGGACTGCACCTGCCGCCTGCCGAACGGGTGCGCGAGGATTTCGCCGCCATGGCGCGCCAGGGCATCAACGCCGTTCGCACCTACACGCCTCCCCCGCGCTGGCTGCTCGACCTGGCGCAGCAACACGGGTTG
This portion of the Candidatus Krumholzibacteriia bacterium genome encodes:
- the galE gene encoding UDP-glucose 4-epimerase GalE — encoded protein: MQCVLVTGGAGYIGSHTCKLLAQRGMQPVVLDNLVRGHRQAVRWGPFHQGDIADAALVQGLVREYEIRSLIHFAAFAYVGESMEQPQKYFENNVVRGLSLLHAAMDAGVRQVVFSSTCAVYGIPEEVPIAETQPTSPVNPYGETKLWIERALHWLGSCRDLRWMALRYFNAAGADPEGEIGEDHRPETHLIPRVMQAALGQIPHLEIFGTDYPTPDGTAIRDYIHVNDLAEAHVRALEHLQDGGESMPVNLGTGEGSSVRELIATLEKIAGRPVPVLTAPRRAGDPPVLVANPARARRILGWTPQWSSLEQILQTAWQWHAARAVAGSSGRRHGEDS
- a CDS encoding UDP-glucuronic acid decarboxylase family protein — its product is MVRLHPNRVLVTGGAGFLGSHLCQRLLDLGSEVLCLDNFFTGRKENVQELMDQRSFELIRHDVNLPFRYQVDEIYNLACPASPVHYQHDPVETIKTSVLGTLHALDLAHHVGARILQASTSEVYGDPAEHPQKETYWGHVNPIGTRACYDEGKRCGETLFFEYRRKYGVDIKVARIFNTFGPRMNAADGRVVSTFIVQALQGDPISIYGEGLQTRSFCYVDDLIEGCVRLMATAEGFTGPVNLGNPHEISIRDLAQRILGLTGSRSRLVFKPLPSDDPKQRRPDISLAQEALGWDPVASLETGLLRTIEYFDALLRNGYKLPAAIAGRFERNVA